Sequence from the Gemmatimonadota bacterium genome:
CCTTGTGTTCGATCGCGGAGGTCACGACGTGCATCGCCTTGCCGGCGCGGCTGGCGGCATGCGCGGCACCGATCACGGCGAGGTTGTCGGCCTCGGTCCCGCCCGAGGTGAAGATCACCTGGTTCGGTTCGACGCCGAGCGCTTCACCGACTTCGCGCTTCGCCATTTCGAGACCGGCCTTGGCGGCCCGACCGAAGCGGTGTGACGACGAGGGATTGCCCCACGACGCGTTGAAGAAGGGGAGCATCGCCTCAAGCACCTCAGGGCGCACGGGCGTGGTCGCGGCGTGGTCAAAGTAGACAGGTTCCATGGGCCCAAATCTAGTCAGGGCACGGAGTTGCGGAACCGTCAGCAGGGCGGGCATCCCGCAATGATGCGGGCTGCCCGAATCGGCGTAAAGGGTTGTGGAGTTAGGAGTTACCGGATTGGTACGCGGCGGTGACGTTACAGCGAGGCGACGCCCAGCCGGGTGATGTCGTCCACCGCCATGGTCTCGGCGGTCCAGAACGGCTCCCCGTAGGCTGCCCGGATCAGCGAGCCGGCGTGGGCATCCTGGGTGCGGATCAGGTCGAGGATCGGCTGCCCGGTCGGGTAGAGCTCGCCGGCCTGGATCGTGTCGGCGGTGAACTGCGAGGCGTAGCACGCCACCGCCTTCAGCTTCCGTTCGAAGTGCGCCGAGGTGTCGACGACGAAGCTCGGCTTCACGGCGTCTTCGCGGTAGGCAAATGCGTAGACCACCTTCAGCGGCTTCCACGGCTCGCCGTCAGCGGGGTAGTTCTTGAGCCCCGAGAGGAAACAGGCGTCGCGAATCAGTTCGGAGGCGACGCGATGGTCCGGGTGCCGACCGACGGGGTAGGGGAGGATGAGCGTGCGCGGCTTGAGGCGGCGGAGCTGCTCGACCACCACGCGGCGCATCGCGTCGGAGTTCTCGAGGTGGCCATCGGGCAATCCGGCGTTGGTGCGTGCGGTCACGCCGAGCACCAGCGACGCGGCGGCAGCCTCGCGGGCGCGGATCTCCGCGTTGCCACGCGAGCCCATCTCGCCGTGGGTCAGATCGAGAATCCCGACGCGGCGGCCGGCATCCACGGCCTTGGCCAGGGTTCCCCCGGCGAGGAGTTCGGCATCATCCGGGTGGGCGACGGCGGCAAGGAGAT
This genomic interval carries:
- the bshB1 gene encoding bacillithiol biosynthesis deacetylase BshB1, with the protein product MPLDLLAAVAHPDDAELLAGGTLAKAVDAGRRVGILDLTHGEMGSRGNAEIRAREAAAASLVLGVTARTNAGLPDGHLENSDAMRRVVVEQLRRLKPRTLILPYPVGRHPDHRVASELIRDACFLSGLKNYPADGEPWKPLKVVYAFAYREDAVKPSFVVDTSAHFERKLKAVACYASQFTADTIQAGELYPTGQPILDLIRTQDAHAGSLIRAAYGEPFWTAETMAVDDITRLGVASL